In one Candidatus Nomurabacteria bacterium genomic region, the following are encoded:
- a CDS encoding trypsin-like peptidase domain-containing protein, with translation MKTKYLVASLLGASIIGGASGATIVALQPRLLSSWNTQETPAFTLTKGGYGVGSATVIEQDDIVAELVAKVSPSVVSIDISKSLKDTRKANDFYTDDFVLDNGGDDELLRIGGGSGFFVSGDGLIVTNRHVIDDTEASYVVVTQDGTEYEATVAGIDPVLDLGFLKIEGSNFPAIELGDSDQIRIGQTVIAIGNALAEFQNTVTKGIVSGLDRRLEASGSAGEELIEEAIQTDAAINPGNSGGPLIDLQGRVIGVNTAVTDGAQSLGFALPSNAIQRAVDSMRKYGRIIRPWIGVRYIQVDADYAKRNALPYTYGALVQRGQIRGDLAIIPGSPADKAGLKENDLLLELNGKRLDIKHPLSSQVARFSPGDEITLKIFRAGEEKELKMTLEERKEIR, from the coding sequence ATGAAAACAAAATATCTCGTCGCCTCGCTTTTGGGGGCAAGTATCATCGGAGGCGCAAGCGGCGCTACGATTGTGGCGTTGCAGCCCAGATTGTTGTCATCATGGAATACGCAAGAAACCCCAGCGTTTACTCTTACAAAAGGAGGGTACGGTGTCGGTTCTGCAACCGTTATTGAACAAGACGATATTGTTGCCGAGCTTGTTGCGAAGGTTTCGCCATCAGTTGTCTCGATCGATATTTCAAAATCGCTAAAAGATACGCGTAAAGCCAATGATTTTTATACAGATGATTTTGTCTTAGACAATGGTGGAGATGATGAGCTATTACGTATTGGTGGTGGTTCTGGATTTTTTGTATCAGGTGATGGCCTTATTGTGACCAACCGTCATGTGATTGATGATACAGAGGCTTCGTACGTCGTTGTGACCCAGGACGGCACAGAGTATGAGGCAACCGTAGCTGGGATCGATCCAGTGCTTGACCTCGGTTTTTTAAAAATTGAAGGGTCAAATTTTCCTGCTATTGAGTTAGGGGATAGTGATCAAATTCGTATTGGTCAAACCGTCATTGCTATCGGCAATGCCTTGGCAGAGTTTCAGAATACAGTAACAAAGGGGATTGTTTCAGGTCTCGACCGCCGTTTAGAGGCAAGTGGTAGCGCAGGTGAGGAGCTTATCGAAGAGGCGATCCAAACGGATGCGGCTATCAACCCTGGTAATTCGGGTGGTCCGCTTATTGATTTGCAGGGACGCGTAATTGGTGTAAATACCGCCGTTACTGACGGAGCTCAGTCTTTAGGTTTCGCCTTGCCATCAAATGCTATACAGCGCGCCGTTGATAGTATGCGTAAGTATGGTCGTATTATCAGACCTTGGATCGGCGTTCGGTATATTCAAGTGGATGCAGACTACGCAAAACGAAACGCATTACCGTATACCTACGGAGCCTTGGTACAACGCGGTCAGATACGAGGTGACCTAGCTATTATCCCAGGGTCACCAGCAGATAAGGCGGGCTTAAAAGAAAACGATCTCTTACTTGAATTGAATGGAAAGAGACTAGACATTAAACATCCTCTAAGTTCGCAAGTCGCAAGATTTTCGCCAGGAGATGAGATCACGCTTAAAATATTCCGTGCTGGAGAAGAAAAAGAGTTAAAGATGACCCTTGAAGAACGTAAAGAAATAAGGTAA
- the ftsZ gene encoding cell division protein FtsZ has protein sequence MAEVKPEIETFAKIKVVGVGGSGGSSINRMVASKIRGVEFIAMNTDVQALHHSMAQHKIHVGKTVTRGLGAGMDPEMGFKAAEESQNEIREALKGADMVFITCGLGGGTGSGASPYIAQVAKELGALTVAVVTKPFAFEGAQRRTIADQAYEKLAANVDTIITIPNDRILQIIDRRTSLIEAFETVDDVLRQGVQGISELITVPGLINVDFADVRSVMANRGSALMGIGRGHGDNRAGDAAKAAIASPLLEVSIDGAKAILFVITGGSNLGMYEVSEAAKIITQSADPQARIIFGTTVDEGMKDEVKITVVATGFEKGLPISSKGSKVSAPIPQQVPPQTPAQQSAMNSAPAAAPTPAPTQAPQQHYSPRSMSQAPAAQPMPQEPVAPLERAPIAQPRPQMPPQQESRGGFFRQVLGGLTQQHGQQEDLEEDEEEYEEELPPIEPVAKPAPSPAPRQPHVAQPTYAPMNPRQSPTGFSQTPAAPKKSPTPTSEEDELEIPAFIRKKMM, from the coding sequence ATGGCCGAAGTCAAACCTGAAATTGAAACCTTTGCCAAAATCAAAGTCGTTGGCGTCGGAGGTTCCGGCGGATCTTCGATTAATCGTATGGTCGCGTCTAAAATCCGCGGCGTTGAATTTATTGCGATGAATACGGATGTGCAAGCTTTGCATCACTCCATGGCACAACACAAAATCCACGTGGGCAAAACAGTCACGCGTGGTCTTGGTGCAGGTATGGATCCAGAAATGGGTTTTAAAGCTGCCGAAGAAAGCCAAAACGAAATTCGCGAAGCGCTCAAAGGCGCAGACATGGTCTTTATTACCTGTGGTCTAGGTGGTGGTACTGGTTCTGGTGCTAGTCCTTATATCGCACAAGTTGCAAAAGAATTGGGCGCACTTACGGTCGCTGTTGTCACAAAACCTTTTGCTTTTGAAGGAGCACAACGTCGTACGATTGCAGATCAAGCCTACGAAAAACTTGCAGCCAATGTAGATACAATCATCACAATCCCCAATGATCGTATTTTACAAATTATTGATCGTCGCACTTCACTTATCGAAGCTTTCGAAACGGTTGATGATGTATTAAGACAGGGTGTTCAGGGTATTTCAGAACTTATTACCGTACCTGGTTTGATTAACGTGGATTTTGCCGATGTACGTTCGGTTATGGCAAATCGTGGTAGCGCCTTAATGGGTATTGGTCGTGGTCATGGTGATAATCGTGCGGGAGATGCGGCAAAAGCAGCGATCGCCTCACCATTGCTTGAAGTTTCTATTGATGGAGCAAAAGCCATTCTCTTTGTAATTACGGGTGGCTCAAATCTCGGAATGTACGAAGTTTCAGAGGCGGCGAAAATCATCACACAATCCGCAGATCCACAGGCGCGTATTATTTTTGGTACAACCGTGGACGAAGGCATGAAGGACGAGGTCAAAATTACCGTCGTCGCAACGGGCTTCGAAAAAGGCTTGCCGATTTCAAGCAAAGGATCAAAAGTTTCGGCACCTATTCCGCAACAGGTTCCTCCTCAGACGCCGGCTCAACAGTCAGCGATGAATTCTGCGCCTGCAGCTGCTCCGACACCAGCCCCAACACAGGCGCCGCAACAACACTACTCGCCGCGTTCAATGTCCCAAGCGCCAGCAGCGCAACCAATGCCACAAGAGCCTGTAGCTCCGCTTGAGCGTGCTCCAATTGCTCAGCCAAGACCACAGATGCCACCACAACAAGAGTCACGTGGAGGATTCTTTAGACAGGTTTTAGGTGGCCTTACGCAACAGCACGGTCAACAAGAGGATCTTGAAGAAGACGAAGAAGAATACGAAGAAGAGCTTCCACCAATAGAGCCAGTAGCAAAGCCAGCACCATCTCCTGCGCCAAGACAGCCGCATGTTGCTCAGCCAACCTACGCTCCAATGAATCCTCGTCAGTCACCAACGGGCTTTTCTCAGACACCAGCAGCACCAAAAAAATCTCCAACGCCTACCTCCGAAGAAGACGAGCTAGAAATCCCTGCCTTCATCCGTAAAAAGATGATGTAA
- the pyk gene encoding pyruvate kinase, with the protein MAQKRTKIVCTIGPSSHTAEMLTKLVTEGMDVCRLNFSHGTHEDHAKLIGLIREVSKATGKPLALLADLQGPKIRVGKIGDGIELVAGNEVIFTSEATSVDATKLIPVTYPNLHEDVKPGQRLLLDDGLLEVQVTKVEGIHVHCTVIVGGLLKSSKGLNLPETETKISAIPDKDREDVEFGVQQNVDFFALSFVRKAEDVRELRTLIEAAEKKHNIINDVPTKIIVKIEKPEAVRAMDEIIEAADGVMVARGDLGIEMPAEKVPFIQKQLIERCLEVGKPVIVATQMLDSMIRNPRATRAEVSDIANAVVSHTDATMLSGETASGSYPAESVRAMAATIHEVEESTMDDMPATIEIADNAQEAMTNMASVLARTTNARAIVVATRSGASARFVSRYRPQLPIYAVTPSERVIRQLGLSWGVQAFHVDHDGDYRELVDESMNILVKAKLVAKGDMIIVVAGDPSMASGSINMIELRTV; encoded by the coding sequence ATGGCACAAAAGCGCACAAAAATTGTTTGCACCATCGGTCCATCCAGTCATACAGCAGAAATGCTCACCAAGCTCGTAACCGAAGGCATGGATGTTTGTCGTTTAAATTTTTCACACGGCACACACGAGGATCACGCCAAGCTCATTGGACTTATTCGCGAAGTATCAAAAGCAACAGGTAAACCGCTTGCGCTTTTAGCGGATCTACAGGGTCCTAAAATTCGTGTTGGTAAGATCGGTGACGGTATCGAACTTGTTGCTGGTAACGAAGTGATCTTTACCTCAGAAGCAACATCTGTAGACGCAACCAAGCTTATCCCTGTTACCTATCCAAACTTGCATGAGGACGTAAAACCTGGCCAGCGTCTTTTATTGGATGATGGGTTACTCGAAGTACAAGTAACAAAGGTAGAAGGTATTCATGTGCATTGCACAGTGATTGTTGGTGGACTTCTAAAATCCAGCAAAGGTCTTAACCTTCCAGAAACAGAAACAAAAATTTCCGCCATTCCAGACAAGGATCGTGAAGACGTCGAGTTTGGCGTTCAACAAAATGTCGATTTTTTTGCGCTTTCATTTGTGCGTAAAGCAGAGGATGTACGTGAGTTAAGAACGCTCATTGAAGCGGCAGAAAAAAAGCACAATATCATAAATGATGTTCCTACAAAAATCATTGTCAAAATCGAAAAACCAGAAGCTGTGCGGGCGATGGATGAAATCATCGAGGCCGCCGACGGTGTGATGGTGGCACGTGGAGATCTTGGTATTGAGATGCCGGCAGAAAAGGTCCCATTTATCCAAAAGCAGCTTATCGAACGCTGTTTAGAAGTTGGTAAGCCGGTGATCGTAGCAACGCAAATGCTCGACTCGATGATTCGTAATCCGCGTGCAACACGCGCAGAAGTTTCGGATATCGCCAACGCTGTTGTGAGTCATACGGACGCCACGATGTTGTCGGGCGAAACCGCTTCGGGGAGTTATCCTGCTGAGTCAGTGCGTGCTATGGCAGCAACCATTCACGAAGTCGAAGAATCAACCATGGACGATATGCCAGCAACAATCGAGATTGCGGACAATGCTCAAGAAGCTATGACAAATATGGCATCCGTTCTTGCTCGCACAACAAATGCACGAGCTATCGTTGTGGCAACGAGATCGGGTGCATCGGCACGCTTTGTTAGCAGGTACCGTCCACAACTCCCTATTTACGCTGTCACGCCTTCTGAGCGCGTTATACGACAACTGGGGCTTTCGTGGGGTGTACAGGCCTTCCACGTCGATCATGATGGTGATTACCGTGAGCTTGTCGACGAGTCTATGAATATCTTGGTAAAAGCAAAGCTTGTGGCAAAGGGAGACATGATCATCGTTGTCGCAGGTGACCCAAGTATGGCATCAGGTAGCATCAATATGATTGAGCTGCGTACCGTATAA
- the nrdR gene encoding transcriptional repressor NrdR: MHCPVCNHADTRVIDTRLSQDGTSIRRRRQCDECSYRFTTGEEIELLTVAVVKRDGVQEPYSREKLVRGLKRALEKRPYIESAFRSLVHDIERDILRVDGHEIRSSDIGEIVMKHMQGFDKVAFIRFASVYRQFEDVKTFQDTLDRLTEAAMQRKKRTSKK; the protein is encoded by the coding sequence ATGCATTGTCCGGTATGCAATCATGCCGATACGCGCGTGATCGATACACGTCTTTCGCAAGATGGGACGTCTATTCGACGTCGTCGACAATGCGATGAATGTAGCTATCGCTTTACCACAGGCGAAGAAATCGAATTACTTACCGTTGCTGTCGTTAAGCGTGACGGCGTACAAGAGCCATACTCACGCGAAAAGCTGGTCCGTGGACTTAAGCGTGCATTAGAAAAACGTCCGTATATCGAAAGTGCTTTTCGTTCGCTCGTTCATGACATAGAACGTGATATTTTACGTGTAGACGGTCACGAAATACGTAGCTCAGATATTGGCGAAATTGTCATGAAACACATGCAAGGTTTTGATAAAGTTGCTTTTATCCGTTTTGCCTCAGTGTATCGACAATTTGAAGACGTAAAAACGTTTCAAGATACATTAGACCGTTTAACAGAAGCAGCAATGCAACGTAAAAAACGCACCTCAAAAAAATAA